The Blastomonas fulva genome contains a region encoding:
- a CDS encoding ABC transporter ATP-binding protein, with amino-acid sequence MSVLAAENLTLKLGGRRVLDAVSARFTPGRVTAVLGPNGAGKSTLLSCLAGLHTPETGQVLVGGHPRSTLGMRDLARQIGLLPQGGDVHWDVDVATLVALGRYPHRARWGETEADRAAIALAMAATDVTQFAARPVTALSGGERARVLLARVLAGEPQWLLADEPLANLDPAHQLDTLECLRDVARGGAGVIVVLHDLNHAIRVADEVLLLCDGRIVAQGAPDDVLTPERIAETYGVSSHIGTTPDGVRFIVTTPMARP; translated from the coding sequence ATGAGCGTGCTGGCGGCTGAAAACCTGACATTGAAGCTCGGCGGACGCCGGGTGCTCGATGCGGTGAGCGCGCGCTTTACCCCCGGACGGGTCACCGCAGTTCTGGGGCCGAATGGCGCCGGCAAATCGACCCTGCTCTCGTGCCTTGCCGGACTGCACACACCCGAAACTGGCCAGGTGCTGGTCGGCGGCCATCCGCGCAGTACGCTCGGCATGCGCGATCTGGCGCGGCAGATCGGGCTGCTGCCGCAGGGTGGCGATGTGCATTGGGATGTCGATGTCGCGACCCTGGTGGCGCTGGGCCGCTACCCGCACCGCGCGCGCTGGGGCGAGACCGAGGCGGACCGCGCAGCGATCGCGCTGGCCATGGCCGCGACCGATGTGACCCAGTTCGCTGCGCGCCCGGTCACCGCGCTGTCGGGCGGCGAACGCGCGCGCGTGCTGCTCGCGCGGGTGCTGGCGGGTGAGCCGCAATGGCTGCTGGCGGACGAACCGCTCGCCAATCTCGATCCCGCGCACCAGCTCGACACGCTCGAATGCCTGCGCGATGTCGCACGCGGCGGCGCAGGCGTGATCGTGGTGCTGCACGACCTCAACCATGCGATCCGGGTGGCCGACGAGGTGCTGCTTCTGTGCGATGGCCGCATCGTCGCTCAAGGCGCGCCCGACGACGTGCTGACGCCCGAGCGGATTGCCGAAACCTATGGCGTATCCTCGCATATCGGCACCACCCCCGACGGCGTGCGCTTCATCGTGACCACCCCTATGGCGCGGCCCTGA
- a CDS encoding threonine-phosphate decarboxylase: MRDARAPDDLVADFARHGGRIDLARAAFPQVADWTDLSTGIAPWAYPLGNARDQAERLPDPAQLKALELAAAACFDADPSRVVAVPGSDLAMRLLGVLLDDRTLPLQPAIVRPGYSGHESMWGAQAVTLCNSDSVLAMAQTHDVLVLARPNNPDAVIADRTQLQVAASLLAARGGHLIVDEAFADADAHDSLARCAWPGLIVLRSFGKFFGLAGLRLGFVIAPPKIGERLSALIGDWPISGPALATGLAAYRDTAWQDTQRARLANASQRLADVLTGQGIEIVGRTAFFVLINTPQRDGLFMHLAQAGVLTRPFAQAPGWLRIGLPGNETDWTRLCDALATWRNG; encoded by the coding sequence ATGAGGGACGCGCGCGCCCCCGACGATCTGGTCGCCGATTTCGCCCGGCATGGCGGGCGGATCGATCTGGCGCGCGCAGCCTTTCCGCAGGTTGCGGATTGGACCGACCTTTCGACCGGGATTGCGCCTTGGGCCTATCCGCTCGGCAATGCGCGGGATCAGGCCGAGCGACTGCCCGATCCTGCGCAATTGAAGGCGCTGGAGTTAGCCGCAGCCGCCTGCTTCGACGCGGACCCTTCGCGCGTCGTCGCGGTGCCGGGAAGCGATCTGGCGATGCGGCTGCTCGGTGTGCTGCTGGATGACAGGACATTGCCGCTGCAGCCTGCTATCGTGCGCCCAGGCTATTCGGGCCATGAATCGATGTGGGGCGCTCAAGCGGTAACACTCTGCAATTCCGACTCCGTGCTTGCTATGGCACAGACGCACGATGTGCTGGTGCTGGCCAGACCCAACAACCCAGACGCGGTGATCGCTGATCGCACGCAATTACAGGTTGCTGCCTCGCTGCTTGCGGCGCGCGGCGGGCATTTGATCGTCGATGAAGCTTTCGCCGATGCCGATGCGCATGACAGCCTGGCCCGCTGCGCCTGGCCGGGGCTGATCGTGCTGCGCTCGTTTGGCAAGTTCTTCGGCCTCGCTGGTTTGCGACTGGGCTTCGTTATCGCCCCGCCCAAAATTGGAGAGCGCCTGAGCGCGCTGATCGGCGACTGGCCGATCTCCGGCCCTGCGCTCGCCACCGGGCTTGCCGCCTATCGCGATACCGCTTGGCAGGACACGCAGCGCGCACGACTGGCGAACGCTTCCCAGCGGCTGGCGGATGTGCTGACCGGCCAAGGCATCGAAATCGTTGGCCGTACCGCGTTTTTCGTGTTGATCAACACGCCGCAGCGTGATGGCCTGTTCATGCATCTGGCACAGGCGGGCGTGCTGACCCGGCCCTTTGCCCAGGCGCCCGGCTGGCTGCGGATCGGTTTGCCGGGCAATGAGACCGACTGGACGAGACTGTGCGACGCGCTCGCCACATGGAGGAATGGATGA
- a CDS encoding FecCD family ABC transporter permease: MTRSLRINLALLAGIALAFALSLIAGKVWIPLDAWTAGDPRWPIIAELRLPRTLLAAMVGAALGLSGAAMQGYLRNPLADPGLFGVSSGAALGAVISLYFGYSASPLLLPAFSLTGAGITMAILALLVGRSGSVIVFTLAGVILSSVAGSMTALAISLAPTPFATSQIVTWLMGALTDRSWDDVWLALPLLALGCVLLAFTGRTLDALTLGESAARSMGVDPLRLQLLIVIGVALCVGASVATAGIIGFVGLIVPHLVRPFVGHRPSAVLLPSALAGALLLLLADSLVRAVPTVSELRLGIAMSMLGGPFFLVLLLRMRRRLA, encoded by the coding sequence GTGACGCGGTCGCTGCGGATCAATCTGGCGCTGCTCGCAGGCATTGCCCTGGCCTTCGCGCTGTCGCTGATCGCGGGCAAGGTGTGGATCCCGCTCGACGCCTGGACTGCGGGCGATCCGCGCTGGCCGATCATCGCCGAGCTCCGCCTGCCGCGCACCCTGCTGGCGGCGATGGTTGGGGCAGCCTTGGGCCTGTCGGGTGCAGCGATGCAGGGTTATCTGCGCAATCCGCTGGCCGATCCCGGGCTGTTCGGTGTGTCGTCGGGTGCGGCACTGGGCGCGGTGATCTCGCTCTATTTCGGCTATTCCGCGTCCCCGCTGCTGCTGCCCGCCTTTTCGCTGACCGGCGCAGGCATCACCATGGCGATCCTTGCCTTGCTGGTCGGGCGCTCGGGCAGCGTCATCGTGTTCACGCTGGCAGGCGTGATCCTTTCGAGCGTGGCGGGATCGATGACCGCGCTGGCGATCAGCCTGGCCCCCACCCCGTTTGCGACCTCGCAGATCGTCACCTGGCTGATGGGCGCGCTGACCGATCGCAGCTGGGACGACGTCTGGCTCGCGCTGCCGCTGCTGGCGCTGGGGTGCGTGCTGCTTGCGTTCACCGGGCGTACGCTCGATGCGCTGACCTTGGGCGAATCCGCCGCGCGCTCGATGGGGGTCGATCCGCTGCGGCTGCAGCTGCTGATCGTGATCGGCGTCGCCTTGTGCGTCGGCGCGTCGGTGGCGACCGCAGGCATCATCGGTTTTGTCGGGCTGATCGTGCCGCATCTGGTGCGGCCGTTCGTCGGCCACCGGCCCTCGGCGGTGCTGCTGCCGTCGGCGCTGGCGGGCGCATTGCTGCTGTTGCTCGCCGACAGCCTGGTGCGCGCGGTGCCGACGGTGAGCGAATTGCGTCTGGGGATCGCGATGTCGATGCTCGGCGGGCCGTTCTTCCTGGTCCTGCTGCTGCGCATGCGCCGGAGGCTGGCATGA
- a CDS encoding FecR family protein: MTDTGDHIRLEAIDWAIATQHPDFSDWDGFARWLEADPRHTLAYDQALAAAGSVADLAAQAAPAMPRAANDEEVGPRQKTVRRRWMIGALAASLLAVIAIPAWQMRPQPYTVTTAMGETRSIDLPDGSMIVINGGSRLGLDRGNPRFARLETGEALFEVQHDARDPFVVEAGDVRLVDAGTAFNVVRTGSDLDVAVSEGVVIVNPERENVRLPAGRRAVMAGAGGGIMLSDIAPDQVGSWRSGRLSFAGTSLAAVAAALERGLGTRILVHPSIAARPFSGVVQISGRGAGAVAAIAPVLGTRAVRRADGWELVSDDALP; the protein is encoded by the coding sequence ATGACAGACACTGGTGACCATATCCGCCTCGAGGCGATCGACTGGGCCATCGCGACCCAGCACCCGGATTTTTCCGATTGGGACGGCTTTGCCCGCTGGCTGGAAGCCGACCCGCGCCACACTCTTGCCTATGATCAGGCGCTGGCGGCGGCGGGGAGCGTGGCAGATCTGGCCGCTCAGGCTGCGCCCGCCATGCCTCGTGCGGCCAATGACGAAGAAGTCGGGCCGCGCCAAAAGACCGTGCGCCGCCGCTGGATGATCGGTGCGCTGGCGGCCAGCCTGCTCGCGGTGATCGCCATTCCGGCCTGGCAGATGCGCCCGCAGCCTTACACCGTCACCACCGCGATGGGCGAGACGCGGAGCATCGATCTGCCCGATGGCAGCATGATCGTGATCAACGGCGGTTCGCGGCTCGGGCTGGATCGCGGCAACCCGCGCTTTGCCCGGCTGGAGACCGGAGAAGCGCTGTTCGAGGTGCAGCACGACGCGCGCGACCCGTTTGTCGTCGAGGCGGGCGATGTCCGGCTGGTCGATGCCGGAACCGCTTTCAATGTCGTAAGGACCGGCAGCGATCTCGATGTCGCGGTCTCCGAGGGCGTGGTGATCGTCAATCCCGAGCGGGAAAATGTTCGCCTGCCCGCAGGACGCCGCGCGGTCATGGCAGGCGCAGGCGGCGGGATCATGCTGTCCGATATCGCGCCCGACCAGGTCGGCAGCTGGCGATCAGGGCGGCTGAGCTTTGCCGGCACCAGCCTGGCCGCCGTCGCCGCAGCATTGGAGCGGGGGCTGGGCACGCGCATCCTGGTTCACCCCTCTATCGCCGCGCGCCCGTTCAGCGGGGTGGTGCAGATCAGCGGCAGGGGCGCAGGCGCGGTGGCAGCGATCGCGCCGGTGCTGGGCACCCGCGCGGTGCGCCGGGCCGATGGCTGGGAGCTGGTGAGCGACGATGCGCTGCCTTAG
- the cobO gene encoding cob(I)yrinic acid a,c-diamide adenosyltransferase — protein sequence MTETPEDFARHNARMKKVQAARERMQAKRTLERGLLIVHTGNGKGKSSSAFGMAIRSLGWGMKVGIVQYVKGAWETGEKNFFQANPDLLTFEVMGEGFTWDTQDRARDIEAARAAWERSKELILDPEYDFIILDELNIVLRQDTLPIDEIIAFLKERPLTKHVCITGRSAKPELIEIADLVTEFEEVKHPFKAGFKAQKGVEY from the coding sequence ATGACCGAGACGCCCGAGGATTTCGCCCGCCACAACGCCCGCATGAAGAAGGTGCAGGCCGCGCGCGAGCGGATGCAGGCCAAGCGCACGCTCGAGCGCGGGCTGCTGATCGTCCACACCGGCAACGGCAAGGGCAAGTCCTCCTCTGCCTTCGGGATGGCGATCCGCTCGCTGGGCTGGGGGATGAAGGTCGGCATCGTGCAATATGTCAAAGGCGCGTGGGAGACCGGCGAGAAGAACTTCTTCCAGGCCAATCCCGATCTGCTGACATTCGAGGTGATGGGCGAGGGCTTTACCTGGGACACGCAGGACCGCGCCCGCGACATCGAGGCGGCGCGCGCCGCCTGGGAGCGCTCGAAGGAACTGATCCTCGATCCCGAATATGATTTCATCATCCTCGACGAACTCAATATCGTGCTGCGGCAGGACACGCTGCCGATCGACGAGATCATAGCCTTCCTCAAGGAGCGCCCGCTGACCAAGCATGTCTGCATCACCGGACGCAGCGCCAAGCCCGAGCTGATCGAAATCGCCGATCTGGTCACCGAATTTGAAGAGGTGAAGCACCCGTTCAAGGCCGGGTTCAAGGCGCAGAAGGGGGTCGAGTATTGA
- a CDS encoding RNA polymerase sigma factor — protein MSRQGLEAVLIAEREPLLRFLRARGAGEAAEDVLQELWLRLANLDTGPVADPRSYLFRAANNVMHDRYRSAQRSRQRDADWLEVQGGTGEASDAPLPDRQLIARAMLDQAEAVLAAEGARVLQVFRLFRIEGVSQRQIGQDLGVSLSAVEKDLQKAYRALMAWRETLDVD, from the coding sequence ATGTCCCGCCAAGGCCTCGAAGCCGTGCTGATCGCCGAACGCGAGCCGTTGCTGCGCTTCCTGCGCGCCCGCGGCGCGGGCGAAGCGGCAGAAGATGTGCTGCAGGAGCTGTGGCTGCGGCTGGCCAATCTGGATACCGGGCCGGTCGCCGATCCGCGCAGCTATCTGTTCCGCGCCGCCAACAACGTGATGCACGACCGCTATCGTTCGGCACAGCGCAGCCGCCAGCGCGATGCCGACTGGCTTGAGGTGCAGGGCGGCACCGGCGAGGCATCGGATGCGCCGCTTCCCGACCGCCAGCTGATCGCGCGCGCCATGCTTGATCAGGCAGAAGCCGTGCTGGCAGCAGAGGGTGCCCGCGTGCTGCAGGTCTTCCGCCTGTTCCGCATCGAGGGGGTCAGCCAGCGCCAGATCGGTCAGGATCTCGGGGTCAGCCTGAGCGCGGTGGAGAAGGATCTGCAAAAGGCGTATCGCGCGCTGATGGCCTGGCGGGAGACACTCGATGTGGATTGA
- a CDS encoding DUF47 family protein: protein MRQIAALPYRTDRDNVTAPVSILLITSRETRRWVLPKGNMIDGLLPHAAAAHEAEEEAGVKGAACPTALGSYRYRKKRKNGASLNVDVDVFPFSVTDLLDEWEEQDQRQRQWFSLEEAAQLVDEPELAELIRRFRASESDRRIAKSGFVLGTQKASPKMAVFQWVQALLPKQGNFFELFEAHALTLLSGSNALARLLGGGPGMADHIQELTEREHEADLITREVLQTVRRTFLTPFDRSAITSLIGSMDDAIDEMQKTAGAIDLYELTEFKQEMKDMAAIIVDCARITVEALPLLRQVNRNAGRLHELTERLVIMEGHADEIHARGLKALYKQHGEANPLRFIVERELFTHLERVVDRFEDVANEIDGLVIDHA from the coding sequence ATCCGCCAGATTGCCGCCCTGCCCTATCGCACCGACCGCGACAATGTCACCGCACCGGTCAGCATCCTGCTGATCACCTCGCGCGAGACCCGGCGCTGGGTGCTGCCCAAAGGCAACATGATCGACGGGCTGCTGCCGCACGCCGCCGCCGCGCACGAGGCCGAGGAAGAGGCAGGCGTCAAGGGCGCGGCCTGCCCGACCGCGCTTGGCAGCTATCGCTATCGCAAGAAGCGCAAGAACGGCGCGTCGCTGAACGTGGATGTCGATGTGTTTCCCTTTTCGGTGACCGATCTGCTCGACGAATGGGAAGAGCAGGACCAGCGCCAGCGGCAGTGGTTCTCGCTCGAGGAAGCCGCACAGCTGGTCGACGAGCCTGAGCTTGCCGAACTCATCCGGCGCTTCCGCGCCAGCGAATCCGACCGGCGCATCGCCAAAAGCGGATTTGTTCTCGGCACACAGAAAGCCTCTCCGAAAATGGCCGTATTTCAGTGGGTTCAGGCGCTGCTTCCCAAGCAGGGCAATTTCTTCGAGCTGTTCGAGGCGCATGCGCTGACGTTGCTGTCGGGCTCCAACGCGCTCGCGCGGCTGCTGGGCGGCGGGCCGGGCATGGCCGATCACATCCAGGAGCTGACCGAGCGCGAGCACGAGGCGGACCTCATCACCCGAGAGGTGCTGCAGACCGTTCGCCGCACCTTCCTCACCCCGTTCGACCGCAGCGCGATCACCAGCCTGATCGGATCGATGGACGATGCCATCGACGAGATGCAGAAGACCGCAGGCGCGATCGATCTGTACGAGCTCACCGAGTTCAAGCAGGAAATGAAGGACATGGCCGCGATCATCGTCGATTGCGCGCGGATCACCGTCGAGGCGCTGCCGCTGCTGCGCCAGGTCAACCGCAACGCCGGGCGGCTGCACGAACTGACCGAACGGCTGGTGATCATGGAAGGCCATGCCGACGAGATCCACGCCCGCGGCCTGAAGGCGCTCTACAAGCAGCATGGCGAAGCGAACCCGCTGCGCTTCATCGTCGAACGCGAGCTGTTCACGCATCTCGAGCGCGTGGTCGACCGCTTCGAGGATGTCGCCAACGAGATCGACGGTCTCGTGATCGACCACGCCTGA
- a CDS encoding inorganic phosphate transporter — METTIIAMPLLIALIALALAFDFLNGLHDAANSIATVVSTRLLKPVHAVVFAAFFNFAAYWVFGLKVAETVGKGIIQVDIVNPQVIFGALVGAMFWNVVTWWKGIPSSSSHALVGGLIGAGVMRAGLDGIVWSGVLKTASAIILSPTMGMILSILLVVLTSWAFMRATAKSAEGIFKQLHLLSSAAYSLGHGANDAQKTMGIITVLLYSQGMLDGEFAVPGWVVLSCYIAIALGTLSGGWKIIETMGTRITKLSHQQGFCASSGGSVMLFAATAFGIPVSTTHTITGCVVGVGAARRASAVRWGVAGRVVVAWLITIPASAAVGAVFYWLTTIW, encoded by the coding sequence ATGGAAACCACGATCATTGCCATGCCGCTGCTGATCGCGCTGATCGCGCTCGCGCTGGCGTTCGATTTTCTCAACGGGCTGCACGATGCCGCCAATTCGATCGCGACGGTGGTGTCGACCCGGCTGCTCAAGCCGGTGCACGCGGTGGTTTTCGCCGCGTTCTTCAACTTCGCGGCCTATTGGGTGTTCGGGCTCAAGGTGGCGGAGACCGTCGGCAAGGGCATCATCCAGGTCGATATCGTCAATCCGCAGGTGATCTTCGGCGCGCTGGTCGGGGCGATGTTCTGGAACGTCGTCACCTGGTGGAAGGGCATCCCCTCCTCCTCGAGCCATGCGCTGGTCGGCGGGCTGATCGGCGCGGGCGTGATGCGTGCCGGGCTCGATGGCATCGTGTGGTCGGGCGTGCTCAAGACCGCATCGGCGATCATCCTGTCGCCAACCATGGGCATGATCCTGTCGATCCTGCTGGTGGTGCTGACATCCTGGGCGTTCATGCGCGCGACCGCAAAGAGCGCCGAGGGCATCTTCAAGCAGTTGCACCTGCTCTCTTCCGCCGCCTATTCGCTGGGCCATGGTGCCAATGATGCGCAAAAGACGATGGGGATCATCACCGTGCTGCTCTATTCGCAGGGCATGCTCGACGGCGAGTTCGCGGTCCCCGGCTGGGTGGTGCTGAGCTGCTACATCGCGATCGCGCTGGGCACGCTGTCGGGGGGCTGGAAGATCATCGAGACAATGGGCACGCGGATCACCAAGCTGTCGCATCAGCAGGGCTTCTGCGCCTCGTCGGGCGGATCGGTGATGCTGTTTGCCGCCACCGCGTTCGGCATTCCGGTCTCGACCACGCACACCATCACCGGCTGCGTCGTCGGCGTGGGCGCGGCGCGCCGCGCCTCGGCGGTGCGCTGGGGCGTGGCGGGCCGGGTGGTCGTCGCTTGGCTGATCACCATCCCCGCCTCGGCCGCAGTCGGCGCGGTGTTCTACTGGCTGACGACGATCTGGTAA
- a CDS encoding ABC transporter substrate-binding protein → MIRALALVLGLAVAGCSSQAADRAAQRAAPGREALPRVVSINPCVDAVLMQVADPAQIAAISHYSQDERATSIPLEQARRFAATSGTAEEVVALAPDIVIAGSHVAPSTISALHRMNIPLIQIGVPESIDESSAQVRTIAAAIRQPARGEALVERIDDAVRAASASSAAPPGALIWQGGGLVPGDGTLASELLRVTGFRNLSADYGLKQWDVLPLEYMVAKPPQVLLSVGAHDRSDRMLGHPVLASLKQQIAVRRYPEKLLHCGGPTIIDAVGHLAQIRRTL, encoded by the coding sequence TTGATCCGCGCTCTCGCCTTGGTCCTGGGTCTTGCGGTCGCGGGTTGCTCGTCGCAGGCGGCTGACCGTGCGGCGCAGCGCGCTGCGCCCGGGCGCGAGGCGCTGCCGCGCGTCGTCTCGATCAACCCGTGCGTCGATGCGGTGCTGATGCAGGTGGCAGATCCCGCGCAGATCGCGGCGATCAGCCATTATTCGCAGGACGAACGCGCCACGTCGATCCCGCTCGAACAGGCGCGGCGGTTCGCTGCGACGTCGGGCACCGCCGAGGAGGTGGTCGCATTGGCCCCCGACATCGTGATTGCCGGAAGCCATGTCGCGCCCTCGACCATTTCCGCGCTGCACCGGATGAACATTCCGCTGATCCAGATCGGCGTCCCCGAGAGCATCGACGAGAGCAGCGCGCAGGTCCGCACCATCGCCGCCGCCATCCGCCAGCCGGCGCGCGGCGAGGCGCTGGTCGAGCGGATCGATGATGCGGTGCGCGCGGCATCGGCAAGCAGCGCCGCCCCCCCCGGAGCATTGATCTGGCAGGGCGGCGGTCTGGTGCCGGGCGATGGCACGCTCGCCAGCGAATTGCTGCGCGTCACCGGCTTTCGCAACCTGAGCGCGGATTATGGTCTCAAACAATGGGACGTGCTGCCGCTCGAATACATGGTGGCAAAGCCGCCGCAGGTGCTGCTCTCGGTCGGCGCGCATGACCGTTCGGACAGGATGCTGGGCCATCCGGTGCTCGCCAGTCTGAAACAGCAGATCGCGGTGCGCCGATACCCTGAAAAGCTGCTGCATTGCGGCGGCCCGACGATCATCGATGCGGTGGGCCACCTCGCCCAAATCCGGCGGACGCTGTGA
- the cobU gene encoding bifunctional adenosylcobinamide kinase/adenosylcobinamide-phosphate guanylyltransferase has protein sequence MARLYVLQGKWIDAVLTFITGGARSGKSARAQCLAESHAGELVYLATAQAFDEEMRDRIARHQADRDARWRTVECPVDLPEAIARETGEDRVLLVDCLTLWTSNLLLGEHDFAAASKRLIDTLAQAHSPVILVSNEVGMGIVPDNALARQFRDMAGRLNQQVAAIADRAELVVSGLSLTLKP, from the coding sequence ATGGCGCGACTTTACGTTTTGCAAGGGAAATGGATCGATGCGGTGCTGACTTTCATCACCGGCGGGGCGCGTTCGGGCAAGAGCGCGCGCGCGCAGTGTCTGGCCGAAAGCCATGCCGGAGAGCTGGTCTATCTGGCGACCGCGCAGGCCTTTGACGAGGAAATGCGAGATCGGATCGCGCGGCACCAGGCGGACCGGGACGCTCGCTGGCGCACGGTCGAGTGCCCGGTAGACCTTCCCGAAGCCATCGCGCGCGAAACCGGCGAAGACCGCGTACTGCTGGTCGACTGCCTGACGCTGTGGACCAGCAACCTGCTGCTGGGCGAGCATGATTTCGCCGCCGCGTCCAAGCGGCTGATCGACACGCTGGCGCAGGCCCATTCGCCGGTCATACTGGTCAGCAACGAGGTCGGCATGGGCATCGTGCCCGACAATGCGCTCGCGCGGCAGTTTCGCGACATGGCGGGGCGGCTGAACCAGCAGGTTGCCGCCATCGCCGATCGCGCCGAACTGGTCGTGTCGGGGCTGAGCCTGACGCTCAAGCCCTGA
- a CDS encoding TonB-dependent receptor plug domain-containing protein has product MPTSFLKTTASTLAFCAGVCAPAIAQDNLATADPREPIVVVTANRTAQPVERVGQSISVVDSEEIERRQTQSVADILRTLPGVSIIRNGGVGATTSVFIRGAESDQTAALIDGVKLNDPSTPGGGFNFGHLLTGNIERIEVLRGPSSVLWGSQAIGGVINMITRQPTEELAVNLRGEYGYRETGQLVGNISGKAGPLSASAGAGYFRTDGISSFSEARGGTERDGYENYGANGNFNLALSDAISIDARGWYSEGRVNIDGFPAPAFAFADVNEESRTREIVGYTGINAALFDGRFRNRLGYAYTDTRRRSIALDGPATETFVGHGRNERIEYQGIFDIAEGWQLTGGLERETSRFSSSSFGAAPSLGRARIDSLYGQIVATPAAGLTLTGGVRHDDHNRFGGATTFGASGVFAPGEGNTAFRASYAEGFKAPSLFQLQSDFGNQQLQPERSKGWDAGITQSLVEGRLQASATYFRRNSSDLIIFVSCVAPLTSICANRPSGTYDNVARARAEGVEIGLTMQPVDALRLQANYTYTDATNRSPGNANFGRQLVRRPQHSMTALIDYRWGFGLETGVTLTHVGANFDNANNSRKVEGYVLADLRASFPLTERIDIYGRVENLFDERYETVFRYGSPGRAGYAGVRLRY; this is encoded by the coding sequence ATGCCTACATCATTTCTGAAAACTACCGCCTCCACACTCGCATTCTGTGCCGGCGTCTGCGCACCTGCGATCGCGCAGGACAATCTTGCCACAGCCGACCCGCGCGAACCCATCGTCGTCGTCACCGCCAACCGCACCGCGCAGCCGGTCGAACGCGTCGGCCAGTCGATCAGCGTGGTCGATTCCGAAGAGATCGAACGGCGCCAGACCCAGTCGGTCGCCGACATCCTGCGCACCCTTCCCGGCGTCAGCATCATCCGCAACGGCGGCGTCGGCGCGACCACATCGGTGTTCATCCGGGGCGCCGAGAGCGACCAGACCGCCGCATTGATCGATGGCGTCAAGCTCAACGATCCCTCCACGCCCGGCGGCGGCTTCAACTTCGGCCATCTGCTCACCGGCAACATCGAGCGGATCGAGGTGCTGCGCGGCCCGTCTTCGGTGCTGTGGGGCAGCCAGGCGATCGGCGGAGTGATCAACATGATCACCCGCCAGCCGACCGAAGAGCTCGCGGTCAATCTGCGCGGCGAATATGGCTATCGTGAGACCGGCCAATTGGTCGGCAACATCTCGGGCAAGGCAGGTCCCCTGTCGGCGAGCGCGGGCGCGGGCTATTTCCGCACCGACGGCATTTCGTCGTTCAGCGAGGCGCGCGGCGGGACCGAGCGGGACGGCTATGAGAATTACGGCGCCAACGGCAATTTCAACCTGGCGCTCAGCGATGCGATCTCGATCGATGCGCGCGGCTGGTATTCCGAAGGCCGGGTCAACATCGACGGCTTCCCCGCACCCGCCTTCGCCTTTGCCGATGTGAACGAGGAATCGCGCACCCGCGAAATCGTCGGCTATACCGGCATCAACGCTGCGCTGTTCGACGGACGGTTTCGCAACCGGCTGGGCTATGCCTATACCGACACCCGCCGCCGCTCGATCGCGCTCGATGGCCCTGCGACCGAGACCTTTGTCGGCCATGGCCGCAACGAGCGGATCGAATATCAGGGCATCTTCGACATCGCCGAAGGCTGGCAGCTGACCGGAGGACTCGAGCGCGAAACCTCGCGCTTTTCCAGCAGCAGCTTCGGCGCCGCGCCCTCGCTGGGACGCGCGCGGATCGACAGCCTGTATGGCCAGATCGTCGCCACTCCTGCAGCAGGTCTCACCCTGACCGGCGGGGTGCGGCACGACGACCACAACCGCTTCGGCGGCGCGACCACCTTCGGCGCGAGCGGCGTATTTGCGCCGGGCGAGGGCAACACCGCGTTTCGCGCCAGCTATGCCGAGGGGTTCAAGGCGCCCTCGCTGTTCCAGCTGCAGAGCGATTTCGGCAACCAGCAGCTGCAGCCCGAGCGCTCCAAGGGCTGGGACGCCGGTATCACCCAGAGCCTGGTCGAAGGCCGGTTGCAGGCCAGCGCCACCTATTTCCGGCGCAATTCGAGCGACCTGATCATCTTCGTCTCATGCGTCGCGCCGCTCACCAGCATCTGCGCCAACCGGCCGTCGGGGACCTATGACAATGTCGCCCGGGCGCGCGCAGAAGGGGTCGAGATCGGCCTGACCATGCAGCCGGTCGATGCGCTGCGGCTGCAGGCCAACTATACCTATACCGATGCCACCAACCGTTCGCCCGGCAACGCCAATTTCGGGCGTCAATTGGTCCGCCGTCCGCAGCACAGCATGACCGCGCTGATCGATTATCGCTGGGGCTTCGGGCTGGAGACCGGGGTGACGCTAACCCATGTCGGCGCGAATTTCGACAACGCCAACAACAGCCGCAAGGTCGAGGGCTATGTGCTCGCGGACCTGCGCGCCTCGTTCCCGCTGACCGAGCGGATCGACATCTATGGCCGCGTCGAGAACCTGTTCGACGAGCGCTACGAGACGGTGTTCCGCTATGGCTCGCCGGGGCGCGCGGGCTATGCCGGCGTGCGGTTGCGCTACTGA